In a genomic window of Nomascus leucogenys isolate Asia chromosome 4, Asia_NLE_v1, whole genome shotgun sequence:
- the DPF2 gene encoding zinc finger protein ubi-d4 isoform X2 yields MAAVVENVVKLLGEQYYKDAMEQCHNYNARLCAERSVRLPFLDSQTGVAQSNCYIWMEKRHRGPGLASGQLYSYPARRWRKKRRAHPPEDPRLSFPSIKPDTDQTLKKEGLISQDGSSLEALLRTDPLEKRGAPDPRVDDDSLGEFPVTNSRARKRILEPDDFLDDLDDEDYEEDTPKRRGKGKSKGKGVGSARKKLDASILEDRDKPYACDICGKRYKNRPGLSYHYAHSHLAEEEGEDKEDSQPPTPVSQRSEEQKSKKGPDGLALPNNYCDFCLGDSKINKKTGQPEELVSCSDCGRSGHPSCLQFTPVMMAAVKTYRWQCIECKCCNICGTSENDDQLLFCDDCDRGYHMYCLTPSMSEPPEGSWSCHLCLDLLKEKASIYQNQNSS; encoded by the exons CCTTGGGGAGCAGTACTACAAAGATGCCATGGAGCAGTGCCACAATTACAATGCTCGCCTCTGTGCTGAGCGCAGCGTGCGCCTGCCTTTCTTGGACTCACAGACTGGAGTAGCCCAGAGCAATTGTTACATCTGGATGGAAAAGCGACACCGGGGTCCAG GATTGGCCTCTGGACAGCTGTACTCCTACCCTGCCCGGCGCTGGCGGAAAAAGCGGCGAGCCCATCCCCCTGAAGATCCACGACTTTCCTTCCCATCTATTAAGCCAG ACACAGACCAGACCCTGAAGAAGGAGGGGCTGATCTCTCAGGATGGCAGTAGTTTAGAGGCTCTGTTGCGCACTGACCCCCTGGAGAAGCGAGGTGCCCCAGATCCCCGAGTTGATGATGACAGCCTGGGCGAGTTTCCTGTGACCAACAGTCGAGCGCGAAAG CGGATCCTAGAACCAGATGACTTCCTGGATGACCTCGATGATGAAGACTATGAAGAAGATACTCCCAAGCGTCGGGGAAAGGGGAAATCCAAG GGTAAGGGTGTGGGCAGTGCCCGTAAGAAGCTGGATGCTTCCATCCTGGAGGACCGGGATAAGCCCTATGCCTGTGACA TTTGTGGAAAACGTTACAAGAACCGACCAGGCCTCAGTTACCACTATGCCCACTCCCACTTGGCTGAGGAGGAGGGCGAGGACAAGGAAGACTCCCAACCACCCACTCCTGTTTCCCAGAGGTCTGAGGAGCAGAAAT CCAAAAAGGGTCCTGATGGATTGGCCTTGCCCAACAACTACTGTGACTTCTGCCTGGGGGACTCAAAGATTAACAAGAAGACGGGACAACCCGAGGAGCTGGTTTCCTGTTCTGACTGTGGCCGCTCAG GGCATCCATCTTGCCTCCAGTTTACCCCCGTGATGATGGCGGCAGTGAAGACATACCGCTGGCAGTGCATCGAGTGCAAATGTTGCAACATCTGCGGCACCTCCGAGAATGAC GACCAGCTGCTCTTCTGTGATGACTGCGATCGTGGCTACCACATGTACTGTCTCACCCCGTCCATGTCTGAGCCCCCTGAAG GAAGTTGGAGCTGCCACCTGTGTCTGGACCTGTTGAAAGAGAAAGCCTCCATCTACCAGAACCAGAACTCCTCTTGA
- the DPF2 gene encoding zinc finger protein ubi-d4 isoform X1 — MAAVVENVVKLLGEQYYKDAMEQCHNYNARLCAERSVRLPFLDSQTGVAQSNCYIWMEKRHRGPGLASGQLYSYPARRWRKKRRAHPPEDPRLSFPSIKPDTDQTLKKEGLISQDGSSLEALLRTDPLEKRGAPDPRVDDDSLGEFPVTNSRARKRILEPDDFLDDLDDEDYEEDTPKRRGKGKSKGKGVGSARKKLDASILEDRDKPYACDNSFKQKHTSKAPQRVCGKRYKNRPGLSYHYAHSHLAEEEGEDKEDSQPPTPVSQRSEEQKSKKGPDGLALPNNYCDFCLGDSKINKKTGQPEELVSCSDCGRSGHPSCLQFTPVMMAAVKTYRWQCIECKCCNICGTSENDDQLLFCDDCDRGYHMYCLTPSMSEPPEGSWSCHLCLDLLKEKASIYQNQNSS, encoded by the exons CCTTGGGGAGCAGTACTACAAAGATGCCATGGAGCAGTGCCACAATTACAATGCTCGCCTCTGTGCTGAGCGCAGCGTGCGCCTGCCTTTCTTGGACTCACAGACTGGAGTAGCCCAGAGCAATTGTTACATCTGGATGGAAAAGCGACACCGGGGTCCAG GATTGGCCTCTGGACAGCTGTACTCCTACCCTGCCCGGCGCTGGCGGAAAAAGCGGCGAGCCCATCCCCCTGAAGATCCACGACTTTCCTTCCCATCTATTAAGCCAG ACACAGACCAGACCCTGAAGAAGGAGGGGCTGATCTCTCAGGATGGCAGTAGTTTAGAGGCTCTGTTGCGCACTGACCCCCTGGAGAAGCGAGGTGCCCCAGATCCCCGAGTTGATGATGACAGCCTGGGCGAGTTTCCTGTGACCAACAGTCGAGCGCGAAAG CGGATCCTAGAACCAGATGACTTCCTGGATGACCTCGATGATGAAGACTATGAAGAAGATACTCCCAAGCGTCGGGGAAAGGGGAAATCCAAG GGTAAGGGTGTGGGCAGTGCCCGTAAGAAGCTGGATGCTTCCATCCTGGAGGACCGGGATAAGCCCTATGCCTGTGACA aTAGTTTCAAACAAAAGCATACCTCGAAAGCGCCCCAGAGAG TTTGTGGAAAACGTTACAAGAACCGACCAGGCCTCAGTTACCACTATGCCCACTCCCACTTGGCTGAGGAGGAGGGCGAGGACAAGGAAGACTCCCAACCACCCACTCCTGTTTCCCAGAGGTCTGAGGAGCAGAAAT CCAAAAAGGGTCCTGATGGATTGGCCTTGCCCAACAACTACTGTGACTTCTGCCTGGGGGACTCAAAGATTAACAAGAAGACGGGACAACCCGAGGAGCTGGTTTCCTGTTCTGACTGTGGCCGCTCAG GGCATCCATCTTGCCTCCAGTTTACCCCCGTGATGATGGCGGCAGTGAAGACATACCGCTGGCAGTGCATCGAGTGCAAATGTTGCAACATCTGCGGCACCTCCGAGAATGAC GACCAGCTGCTCTTCTGTGATGACTGCGATCGTGGCTACCACATGTACTGTCTCACCCCGTCCATGTCTGAGCCCCCTGAAG GAAGTTGGAGCTGCCACCTGTGTCTGGACCTGTTGAAAGAGAAAGCCTCCATCTACCAGAACCAGAACTCCTCTTGA
- the DPF2 gene encoding zinc finger protein ubi-d4 isoform X3 — protein MEQCHNYNARLCAERSVRLPFLDSQTGVAQSNCYIWMEKRHRGPGLASGQLYSYPARRWRKKRRAHPPEDPRLSFPSIKPDTDQTLKKEGLISQDGSSLEALLRTDPLEKRGAPDPRVDDDSLGEFPVTNSRARKRILEPDDFLDDLDDEDYEEDTPKRRGKGKSKGKGVGSARKKLDASILEDRDKPYACDNSFKQKHTSKAPQRVCGKRYKNRPGLSYHYAHSHLAEEEGEDKEDSQPPTPVSQRSEEQKSKKGPDGLALPNNYCDFCLGDSKINKKTGQPEELVSCSDCGRSGHPSCLQFTPVMMAAVKTYRWQCIECKCCNICGTSENDDQLLFCDDCDRGYHMYCLTPSMSEPPEGSWSCHLCLDLLKEKASIYQNQNSS, from the exons ATGGAGCAGTGCCACAATTACAATGCTCGCCTCTGTGCTGAGCGCAGCGTGCGCCTGCCTTTCTTGGACTCACAGACTGGAGTAGCCCAGAGCAATTGTTACATCTGGATGGAAAAGCGACACCGGGGTCCAG GATTGGCCTCTGGACAGCTGTACTCCTACCCTGCCCGGCGCTGGCGGAAAAAGCGGCGAGCCCATCCCCCTGAAGATCCACGACTTTCCTTCCCATCTATTAAGCCAG ACACAGACCAGACCCTGAAGAAGGAGGGGCTGATCTCTCAGGATGGCAGTAGTTTAGAGGCTCTGTTGCGCACTGACCCCCTGGAGAAGCGAGGTGCCCCAGATCCCCGAGTTGATGATGACAGCCTGGGCGAGTTTCCTGTGACCAACAGTCGAGCGCGAAAG CGGATCCTAGAACCAGATGACTTCCTGGATGACCTCGATGATGAAGACTATGAAGAAGATACTCCCAAGCGTCGGGGAAAGGGGAAATCCAAG GGTAAGGGTGTGGGCAGTGCCCGTAAGAAGCTGGATGCTTCCATCCTGGAGGACCGGGATAAGCCCTATGCCTGTGACA aTAGTTTCAAACAAAAGCATACCTCGAAAGCGCCCCAGAGAG TTTGTGGAAAACGTTACAAGAACCGACCAGGCCTCAGTTACCACTATGCCCACTCCCACTTGGCTGAGGAGGAGGGCGAGGACAAGGAAGACTCCCAACCACCCACTCCTGTTTCCCAGAGGTCTGAGGAGCAGAAAT CCAAAAAGGGTCCTGATGGATTGGCCTTGCCCAACAACTACTGTGACTTCTGCCTGGGGGACTCAAAGATTAACAAGAAGACGGGACAACCCGAGGAGCTGGTTTCCTGTTCTGACTGTGGCCGCTCAG GGCATCCATCTTGCCTCCAGTTTACCCCCGTGATGATGGCGGCAGTGAAGACATACCGCTGGCAGTGCATCGAGTGCAAATGTTGCAACATCTGCGGCACCTCCGAGAATGAC GACCAGCTGCTCTTCTGTGATGACTGCGATCGTGGCTACCACATGTACTGTCTCACCCCGTCCATGTCTGAGCCCCCTGAAG GAAGTTGGAGCTGCCACCTGTGTCTGGACCTGTTGAAAGAGAAAGCCTCCATCTACCAGAACCAGAACTCCTCTTGA
- the TIGD3 gene encoding tigger transposable element-derived protein 3, whose amino-acid sequence MELSSKKKLHALSLAEKIQVLELLDESKMSQSEVARRFQVSQPQISRICKNKEKLLADWCSGTANRERKRKRESKYSGIDEALLCWYHIARAKAWDVTGPMLLHKAKELADIMGQDFVPSIGWLVRWKRRNNVGFGARHVLAPSFRPEPPPPGLTSQAQLPLSLKDFSPEDVFGCAELPLLYRAVPGSLGLCDQVQVLLCANSRGTEKRRVLLGGLQAAPRCFFGIRSEALPASYHPDLGIPWLEWLAQFDRDMGQQGRQVALLLAARVVEELAGLPGLYHVKLLPLAASSTTPPLPSSVVRAFKAHYRHRLLGKLAAIQSERDGTSLAEAGAGITVLDALHVASAAWAKVPAQLIFSSFIQEGLAPGKTPPSSHKASEMPPVPGGLSLEEFSRFVDLEGEEPGPGVCKEETGTEDEEGDREGAFEPLPTKADALRALGTLRRWFECNSTSPELFEKFYDCEEEVERLCCL is encoded by the coding sequence ATGGAGCTGAGCAGCAAGAAGAAGCTTCACGCCCTGTCCCTGGCCGAGAAGATCCAGGTGCTGGAACTTCTGGATGAGTCCAAGATGTCCCAGTCGGAGGTGGCCCGGCGCTTCCAGGTTTCCCAGCCCCAGATCTCGCGCATCTGCAAGAATAAGGAGAAGCTGCTGGCGGACTGGTGCAGCGGCACAGCCAACCGAGAACGCAAGCGCAAGCGGGAGTCCAAGTACAGCGGGATCGACGAGGCTCTGCTCTGCTGGTACCACATTGCCCGGGCCAAGGCCTGGGACGTGACGGGGCCCATGCTGCTCCACAAAGCCAAGGAGCTGGCCGATATCATGGGCCAGGACTTCGTGCCCAGCATCGGCTGGCTGGTCCGCTGGAAACGCCGAAACAACGTCGGCTTTGGGGCCCGCCATGTTCTTGCGCCTTCATTCCGCCCTGAGCCACCTCCTCCGGGGCTCACATCCCAGGCTCAGCTGCCTCTTTCCCTAAAAGACTTCTCTCCAGAAGACGTGTTTGGCTGTGCTGAATTGCCCTTGCTGTATCGGGCAGTGCCCGGCAGCTTGGGTCTGTGTGATCAAGTACAGGTGCTGCTGTGTGCCAACAGCAGGGGCACCGAGAAGCGGCGGGTACTGCTGGGTGGGCTCCAGGCTGCCCCGAGATGTTTCTTTGGGATCCGCAGTGAGGCTCTGCCTGCCTCCTACCACCCTGACCTGGGCATCCCCTGGTTAGAGTGGTTGGCACAGTTTGACCGGGACATGGGACAGCAGGGCCGACAGGTGGCTTTGCTGCTGGCTGCCCGAGTGGTGGAGGAGCTGGCAGGCCTGCCTGGGCTCTACCACGTGAAGCTCTTGCCTCTGGCCGCCTCTAGCACCACGCCTCCCCTGCCCAGCTCAGTGGTCCGGGCCTTTAAGGCCCATTACCGACACCGGCTGTTGGGCAAACTGGCTGCCATCCAAAGCGAGAGGGATGGCACCTCGCTGGCCGAGGCCGGGGCAGGCATCACGGTGCTGGACGCCCTGCATGTGGCATCTGCCGCCTGGGCCAAGGTGCCTGCTCAGCTTATTTTCAGCAGCTTCATTCAGGAAGGGCTGGCTCCCGGCAAAACGCCCCCTTCCTCGCACAAAGCCTCTGAGATGCCACCAGTCCCCGGCGGGCTGAGCCTAGAGGAGTTTTCCCGCTTTGTGGACCTGGAGGGtgaggagccagggcctggagtatGTAAAGAGGAGACAGGCACTGAAGACGAGGAGGGGGACAGAGAGGGTGCTTTTGAGCCCCTGCCCACCAAAGCTGATGCCCTCCGGGCCCTGGGCACCTTGAGGAGGTGGTTTGAATGCAACAGCACTTCTCCTGAGCTATTTGAAAAATTCTACGACTGTGAGGAGGAGGTGGAGCGGCTTTGCTGCCTCTGA